A single genomic interval of Zunongwangia sp. HGR-M22 harbors:
- a CDS encoding GNAT family N-acetyltransferase: MSRLKIREIQQQDNQQVKKVIQDVLVEMGVPKVGTAYEDKALDDMTAEYKADRKAYFVIEEDSKIIGCCGIGPLPEFETEICELQKMYFLPEARGKGLGTQMMDTCLKFAKNQDYKKCYIETLPYMKDACKLYKKTGFEELDKPLGNTGHYNCTVWMIKDL; this comes from the coding sequence ATGAGTAGGCTTAAAATTAGGGAAATTCAGCAGCAAGACAATCAGCAGGTTAAAAAAGTTATCCAGGATGTTTTGGTTGAAATGGGAGTTCCAAAAGTAGGAACTGCTTACGAAGATAAAGCTTTGGACGATATGACTGCGGAATATAAAGCAGATCGAAAAGCATATTTTGTGATTGAAGAAGACAGCAAAATTATTGGCTGTTGTGGTATTGGGCCGTTACCAGAATTTGAAACCGAGATTTGTGAATTGCAAAAAATGTATTTTTTACCTGAAGCTCGCGGAAAAGGTCTTGGCACCCAAATGATGGATACTTGTTTGAAATTCGCGAAAAATCAGGATTACAAAAAATGCTATATCGAGACTTTGCCATACATGAAAGATGCCTGTAAATTGTATAAGAAAACCGGTTTTGAAGAATTAGATAAACCCCTTGGAAATACAGGCCATTATAATTGTACGGTTTGGATGATAAAGGATCTGTAA
- the prmC gene encoding peptide chain release factor N(5)-glutamine methyltransferase yields the protein MTTTQLKNQFLEDLGGKYPKEEILSFFNLLAEHILKRSRLQMALEPNKEISDAEVGQFQGALEKLNVFEPIQYIIGETEFFSLNFKVAPGVLIPRPETEELVQWILDEVSLQQIQNLQILDIGTGSGCIPISLKKHLPKAQISAIDISEEALKIAKINAEQNEVSVDFIQQDILSAEKLPQQFDIIVSNPPYVRELEKAEMQQNVLQYEPETALYVKDEKPLLFYKKITKLAKEGLTKNGLLFFEINQYLGEETETMVKDHGFKTELRKDMYGNFRMLKAQKH from the coding sequence ATGACCACCACGCAACTCAAAAATCAATTCTTAGAAGATCTTGGCGGCAAATATCCAAAAGAGGAAATTCTGTCTTTTTTTAATTTGTTGGCAGAGCATATTTTAAAGAGGAGCAGATTGCAAATGGCTTTAGAACCAAATAAGGAAATAAGCGATGCTGAAGTTGGCCAATTTCAAGGTGCATTAGAGAAACTTAATGTGTTTGAACCTATTCAATATATTATTGGAGAAACTGAATTTTTTAGTCTGAATTTTAAAGTCGCACCCGGCGTTTTAATTCCGCGGCCGGAAACTGAAGAATTGGTACAATGGATTTTAGATGAGGTTTCACTTCAGCAGATCCAAAATTTGCAAATTTTAGATATAGGAACGGGGAGTGGTTGTATCCCGATTAGTTTAAAAAAACACCTGCCAAAAGCTCAAATTTCAGCAATAGATATTTCAGAAGAAGCTTTAAAAATCGCTAAGATTAATGCGGAACAAAATGAAGTTTCAGTAGACTTTATTCAGCAGGATATTCTTTCCGCAGAAAAACTTCCGCAGCAATTTGATATTATCGTTTCAAATCCGCCGTATGTTCGGGAATTAGAAAAAGCCGAAATGCAGCAAAATGTATTGCAGTATGAGCCGGAAACTGCACTTTATGTAAAAGACGAAAAACCTTTACTTTTCTATAAGAAAATCACGAAATTAGCAAAAGAAGGGCTTACCAAAAATGGTTTGTTGTTTTTTGAAATTAACCAATACCTGGGCGAAGAAACAGAAACAATGGTTAAAGATCATGGTTTTAAAACTGAACTTCGCAAAGATATGTATGGTAATTTTAGAATGCTAAAAGCCCAAAAACACTAA
- a CDS encoding TIGR00730 family Rossman fold protein, protein MEEKTVQNSLKSVAVFCASSDGNDSEIIETSKKMGSFLAKNDIRLIYGGSKRGLMGHVAAGVQENGGKVTGVIPEFLKIKEVVHTNLDELITTQDMHERKLTMHRLSDGFIALPGGFGTFEELFEIITWAQLGLHQKPIGLLNVNGFYDDLINMLRKMVDKGLLKKENFDLLIIAETIEELYEKMRFFKPLPTPKWITKSQT, encoded by the coding sequence TTGGAAGAAAAGACTGTGCAAAATTCTTTAAAAAGCGTTGCCGTTTTCTGTGCGAGCAGCGATGGAAACGATTCAGAAATTATAGAAACCTCAAAAAAAATGGGCTCATTTTTGGCCAAAAACGACATTCGTTTGATCTACGGCGGTAGTAAACGCGGACTGATGGGGCATGTTGCAGCGGGAGTTCAGGAAAATGGGGGGAAAGTGACTGGCGTGATCCCAGAATTTCTTAAGATCAAAGAAGTAGTGCATACCAATTTGGATGAATTGATCACCACACAGGATATGCACGAGCGCAAACTTACAATGCATCGCTTAAGTGACGGATTTATTGCGCTTCCGGGAGGCTTTGGAACTTTCGAGGAGCTTTTTGAAATCATCACCTGGGCGCAATTGGGCTTGCATCAAAAACCTATTGGATTGCTGAATGTCAATGGTTTTTACGATGATCTAATTAACATGCTTCGCAAGATGGTAGATAAAGGTCTGCTAAAAAAAGAGAACTTCGATTTGCTTATAATTGCCGAAACTATCGAAGAATTATATGAAAAAATGAGGTTTTTTAAACCGTTGCCAACTCCAAAATGGATTACTAAAAGTCAGACCTAA
- a CDS encoding VOC family protein translates to MKIEYLQLYTSQLQKQAQFYRDVLGFSLAENVEDSFTIKIGFTEVCFQYKKEAKLNHIAFHIPANQEKLALEWLKKRVNIEKDGTEEIIDFKNWNAKSVYFKDADDNILEFISRSHLYPSEKNTFSVNSILGVAEVGLAVEIIEPFYNYLHDHFNLAIFDGNLERFCAIGDDKGLLICIDKNKKEWFPTNQTAFEADFKIKFKHQGKAFSFISKEV, encoded by the coding sequence ATGAAGATTGAATATTTGCAACTTTATACGTCGCAACTTCAAAAGCAGGCACAATTTTATCGTGATGTATTAGGTTTTTCTTTGGCTGAAAATGTAGAAGATAGCTTTACTATAAAAATAGGTTTTACCGAAGTTTGCTTTCAGTATAAAAAGGAAGCAAAATTAAACCATATTGCATTTCATATTCCGGCTAATCAGGAAAAGTTAGCTTTAGAATGGTTAAAAAAGCGAGTGAATATTGAAAAAGATGGTACGGAAGAAATAATTGATTTTAAGAACTGGAATGCAAAATCGGTTTATTTTAAAGATGCCGATGATAATATTTTAGAATTCATTTCGCGAAGTCATCTATATCCTTCAGAAAAAAATACTTTCAGTGTAAATTCTATACTAGGAGTTGCTGAAGTTGGTTTGGCTGTTGAAATTATAGAACCTTTTTATAACTATTTACATGATCATTTCAATTTAGCTATTTTTGACGGAAATTTAGAACGATTTTGTGCCATAGGTGATGATAAAGGTTTGCTAATATGCATCGATAAAAATAAAAAGGAATGGTTTCCTACCAATCAAACTGCTTTTGAAGCCGATTTTAAAATTAAATTTAAACATCAAGGTAAGGCATTTAGTTTTATATCTAAAGAAGTATAA
- a CDS encoding DUF1304 domain-containing protein — translation MGLVLVILKAIIVIEHLYIFWFEMFAWETVGKKTFKSLPTDLFPKTKGLAANQGLYNGFLAAGLGWTFFIENSYWQQNISIFFLLCIAVAGIYAALTAAKKIFFVQALPAILALILIFIAQ, via the coding sequence ATGGGGTTGGTACTAGTTATTTTAAAGGCTATTATAGTTATTGAACACCTTTATATCTTTTGGTTTGAAATGTTTGCCTGGGAAACCGTCGGTAAAAAAACTTTTAAATCCTTACCCACAGATCTTTTTCCAAAAACAAAGGGGTTAGCAGCTAATCAAGGTTTATATAATGGTTTTTTGGCGGCAGGTTTGGGATGGACTTTTTTTATAGAGAATAGCTATTGGCAACAAAATATTTCTATCTTTTTTCTTTTGTGTATCGCAGTAGCCGGAATTTACGCAGCATTAACTGCTGCAAAGAAAATATTCTTTGTACAGGCTTTACCGGCAATACTTGCTCTTATATTAATTTTTATTGCACAATGA
- the ligA gene encoding NAD-dependent DNA ligase LigA yields MDIENKINTLRKELQHHNYQYYVLDNPEISDYDFDMKLKELQELEDQHPEFDDPNSPTQRVGGAVTKNFATTVHEYRMYSLSNSYSKEELQDWETRIRKLVDGDIKYTCELKYDGASMSLTYENGELVKAVTRGDGFQGDDVTNNVKTIRSVPLKLRGDYPDKFHIRGEIVLPFEGFAKLNAERVENGEEPYANPRNTASGSLKLQNSAEVSKRPLDCLLYNIAGENLPISSQFESLEKARDWGFKVPAESELKNNIDEVLEYINYWDIHRHDLPYETDGVVVKVNDFSQQEELGNTSKSPRWAMAYKFKAEQETTKLNKITYQVGRTGAITPVANLEPVQLAGTIVKRASLHNADQIEKLDIREGDKVFVEKGGEIIPKIVGVDFKQRDPDSEPTKYATHCPECGTELQRKEGEAQHFCPNYVGCPPQIIGRMEHFVSRKAMDIDGLGKGTIEILYYNEIINNYSDFYFLTYDDIIGQERWLDNEEAGIKKEGELQVKLDQAIYALSQGWGSITRADSEKIGAEIVQLEELFSLNIAEVEAVDEKKFKRFLNELNSAMQRVDVSAYTSMEDCVSVNLLIDLKFPDHQENRPAKEALKNADYIDELLRNESFQDYPKFDDFITKISDRSRISIQKKTTENILNSVEESKKRTFDKVLFALGIRDIGEVSARKIAEHFGNIDKLMEASVEELIELRDVGERVAASITEFFTDEENLKIVNRLREKGLQFEMEEKETASNKLEGLSFVVSGTFSISRNELKKHIEENGGKNLSALSKSTDYLIVGEKMGPSKKVKAEKEGINMISEEEFFKMIE; encoded by the coding sequence ATGGATATCGAAAATAAAATAAATACACTTCGGAAAGAATTACAACATCATAATTACCAATATTACGTTTTGGATAATCCTGAAATCAGTGATTATGATTTTGATATGAAGCTTAAGGAGCTTCAGGAATTAGAAGACCAACATCCCGAATTTGACGATCCGAATTCTCCAACACAACGTGTAGGTGGTGCGGTAACTAAAAATTTTGCAACAACGGTTCACGAATACCGAATGTATTCGCTTTCTAATTCCTATTCAAAAGAAGAGTTACAAGATTGGGAAACTCGTATTCGTAAATTAGTAGATGGCGATATAAAATATACATGTGAGCTAAAGTACGATGGAGCCTCAATGAGTCTTACTTATGAGAATGGCGAATTGGTAAAAGCAGTTACTCGTGGGGATGGTTTTCAGGGAGATGATGTAACGAATAACGTAAAAACCATTAGATCTGTTCCTTTGAAGTTGCGAGGTGATTATCCTGATAAATTCCATATTCGTGGAGAGATCGTATTACCATTTGAAGGTTTTGCAAAGCTAAATGCAGAACGTGTAGAAAATGGAGAAGAACCCTATGCGAATCCGCGTAATACGGCTTCTGGAAGTTTGAAATTGCAGAACAGCGCTGAGGTTTCTAAGCGCCCTTTAGATTGTTTGCTGTACAATATTGCAGGCGAAAACCTTCCCATTTCATCGCAGTTTGAAAGTTTAGAAAAAGCACGTGATTGGGGCTTTAAAGTTCCGGCAGAAAGTGAACTGAAAAATAATATCGACGAGGTTTTAGAATACATCAATTATTGGGATATTCATCGCCATGATTTACCGTATGAGACCGATGGAGTGGTGGTAAAAGTGAACGATTTTAGTCAGCAGGAAGAACTTGGTAATACTTCAAAATCGCCACGTTGGGCAATGGCTTATAAATTTAAAGCCGAGCAGGAAACTACTAAGCTGAATAAGATCACTTACCAGGTTGGCCGAACAGGAGCGATTACTCCGGTAGCGAATTTAGAACCTGTGCAATTGGCGGGAACTATTGTAAAACGAGCGTCTTTGCATAATGCTGATCAAATTGAAAAGCTTGATATTCGTGAAGGTGATAAGGTTTTTGTAGAGAAAGGAGGAGAAATTATTCCGAAAATTGTTGGAGTCGATTTTAAGCAACGCGATCCAGATTCTGAACCTACAAAATATGCCACTCACTGTCCGGAATGTGGAACCGAATTGCAACGTAAAGAAGGCGAAGCACAACATTTTTGCCCAAATTACGTGGGCTGCCCACCGCAAATTATTGGCCGAATGGAACATTTTGTGTCCAGAAAAGCCATGGATATCGATGGTTTGGGAAAAGGCACAATCGAAATTCTATATTATAATGAAATTATAAATAATTACTCCGATTTTTATTTTCTTACGTACGATGATATTATTGGGCAAGAACGTTGGTTAGATAACGAAGAAGCCGGAATTAAAAAAGAAGGCGAACTTCAGGTAAAACTAGATCAGGCGATTTATGCGTTGAGTCAGGGTTGGGGAAGTATTACCCGAGCAGATTCAGAAAAAATAGGAGCTGAAATTGTACAATTAGAGGAACTTTTCAGTTTGAATATTGCTGAAGTTGAAGCTGTTGATGAAAAGAAATTTAAGCGATTTTTAAATGAATTGAATTCGGCCATGCAACGTGTAGATGTTTCAGCATATACTTCGATGGAAGATTGTGTTTCGGTGAATTTATTGATCGATCTTAAGTTTCCAGATCATCAGGAAAACCGGCCGGCTAAAGAAGCACTTAAAAATGCCGATTATATTGATGAGTTACTTCGGAATGAAAGCTTTCAGGATTACCCTAAATTCGATGATTTTATCACTAAAATTTCAGATCGAAGCCGAATTAGTATTCAAAAGAAAACCACAGAAAATATATTAAATTCCGTAGAAGAATCTAAAAAGCGGACGTTTGATAAAGTGTTATTTGCTTTGGGAATTCGAGATATTGGTGAAGTAAGTGCTAGAAAAATAGCCGAGCATTTTGGGAATATTGATAAACTAATGGAAGCAAGTGTAGAAGAACTTATCGAACTTCGAGATGTTGGTGAGCGTGTGGCGGCAAGTATAACCGAGTTTTTTACTGATGAAGAAAACTTGAAGATTGTAAATCGTTTACGTGAAAAAGGTTTGCAGTTTGAAATGGAAGAAAAAGAAACTGCTTCGAATAAATTGGAGGGACTGAGTTTCGTTGTTTCCGGAACCTTTTCTATTTCTAGAAATGAGCTTAAAAAGCATATCGAAGAAAATGGCGGTAAAAATTTAAGCGCACTTTCAAAAAGCACTGATTATTTAATTGTTGGTGAAAAAATGGGGCCGAGTAAAAAGGTGAAAGCTGAAAAAGAAGGCATCAACATGATTAGTGAAGAAGAATTTTTTAAGATGATTGAATGA
- a CDS encoding 3'-5' exonuclease encodes MIEDFVAFDFETASGKNPCSLGMVEYKNGKKYREFYELINPEVAYFNPFAVQIHGITYEDVQYEKNFAELWEEMIPFIEGKTLVAHNAKFDNSVLLYSLERYGLELPVYSSFCTLQRARKLINLTSYKLSALARFFEVPQYRHHNALEDAFVCGELFLKLNRIEEELQLQEEHGVDFPSSYLDWIAEKQGQNVQIRRKAMASSSDVFSGLRFVITGNFQNFSRTEIQKIIIQNGGRVTGSFSGLTNYLVCGSEAGKAKVEKATFAGTEIISEKALMNFLKVN; translated from the coding sequence ATGATAGAGGATTTTGTGGCGTTTGATTTTGAAACCGCGAGCGGGAAAAATCCCTGCTCGTTGGGAATGGTAGAATATAAAAATGGGAAAAAATATCGCGAATTTTATGAATTAATAAATCCTGAAGTCGCCTATTTTAATCCATTCGCGGTACAAATTCATGGAATTACGTATGAAGACGTGCAATACGAAAAGAATTTTGCTGAGTTATGGGAAGAGATGATTCCTTTTATTGAAGGGAAAACTTTGGTGGCGCATAATGCGAAATTCGATAATTCTGTATTGCTTTATTCTCTAGAGCGCTACGGTTTGGAGCTTCCCGTATATAGCAGTTTTTGCACCTTGCAGCGGGCACGTAAACTTATCAATCTGACAAGCTACAAGCTTAGTGCGCTTGCGAGATTTTTTGAAGTACCGCAGTATCGTCATCACAATGCTTTGGAAGATGCTTTTGTTTGTGGAGAACTATTTTTAAAACTGAATCGGATAGAAGAAGAGTTGCAATTGCAAGAAGAGCATGGCGTAGATTTTCCGTCCAGTTATTTAGATTGGATTGCTGAAAAGCAAGGGCAAAATGTACAAATTAGACGTAAAGCCATGGCTAGTTCTAGTGACGTTTTTTCAGGTTTACGATTTGTAATTACCGGAAATTTTCAGAATTTTTCGCGAACGGAAATTCAGAAAATTATTATCCAGAATGGGGGGCGCGTAACCGGATCGTTTTCTGGATTAACCAATTATTTAGTTTGCGGTAGCGAAGCTGGGAAAGCAAAAGTTGAGAAAGCAACATTTGCTGGCACTGAGATAATTTCTGAAAAAGCATTGATGAACTTTTTGAAAGTAAATTAG
- a CDS encoding LytR/AlgR family response regulator transcription factor yields the protein MQCIIVDDETAARVILKRLGANNKNLEIQADFSNAISAIKHLNHNEVDLIFLDIHMPDFNGFDFIQTIKNPPKIILSTSDRNFAIEAFEYDCIVDYLVKPITQERFDKAVKKALSFTTSTTLTDAVDGNPKESGNDLYVNIDRRLIKIDIPSIYLIEARGDYILVKTSGKNYTVHSTMKKIEEKLPENLFLKIHRSFIINVDKIIDIEDNSVLIEKDVIPVSRSNRPELMKRLNLL from the coding sequence ATGCAATGTATTATTGTAGATGATGAAACAGCAGCGAGAGTAATTTTAAAAAGATTAGGTGCTAATAATAAAAACTTAGAGATCCAAGCCGATTTTTCTAATGCAATTTCGGCTATCAAGCATTTAAACCATAATGAGGTCGATTTAATTTTTCTGGATATTCACATGCCAGATTTTAATGGGTTCGATTTTATTCAAACTATAAAAAATCCTCCAAAAATAATACTCTCTACATCAGATCGAAATTTCGCCATAGAAGCATTCGAATACGATTGTATAGTAGATTATTTAGTTAAACCAATTACACAAGAGCGGTTTGACAAGGCGGTAAAAAAAGCTTTAAGTTTTACTACTTCCACTACCCTAACAGATGCGGTAGATGGCAATCCTAAAGAATCAGGAAATGATCTTTATGTAAATATCGATCGCAGATTGATAAAAATCGATATTCCCAGTATTTATTTAATAGAAGCCAGAGGAGATTACATTTTAGTTAAAACTTCTGGTAAAAATTATACGGTACACTCTACCATGAAGAAAATCGAAGAAAAATTGCCAGAAAATCTGTTTTTAAAAATTCACAGATCCTTCATTATAAACGTCGATAAAATTATCGATATCGAAGATAATAGCGTTTTAATTGAAAAAGACGTAATTCCCGTGAGTCGTTCTAATAGACCAGAATTAATGAAACGGCTTAATCTTCTATAA
- a CDS encoding Hpt domain-containing protein, with translation MEEKPNYSYISQLSGGDKAFEEQLLDVVRLELPQEIENYKKHLEGKIFNRAADDVHKIKHKISILGLEKSYQVAIDHEDRLREETLDKVLYLKFEEILEAMMTFIKKG, from the coding sequence ATGGAAGAGAAACCTAACTACTCTTACATTAGCCAATTATCTGGTGGCGACAAAGCTTTTGAAGAGCAGTTGCTGGATGTCGTTCGATTAGAACTTCCGCAGGAAATTGAAAACTACAAGAAACATTTAGAAGGCAAAATTTTTAACCGTGCTGCAGATGATGTTCATAAGATTAAACATAAAATTAGTATTTTAGGCTTAGAAAAAAGTTATCAGGTTGCTATTGATCATGAAGACCGTCTTAGGGAAGAAACTTTAGATAAAGTTTTGTACCTAAAATTTGAAGAGATTTTAGAAGCTATGATGACGTTTATTAAAAAAGGCTAA
- a CDS encoding sensor histidine kinase codes for MNSLLKRQIRKYFPAEFLNDERFENFFKAVEESYKTNNEQLSMIQLAMRISSDELFSANRKLKAEAESQKEIIDRLKSVMKTLDIKNIADKNQNDEYINVANLATYIEEQSKEITKINKDQEILLKNLEKKNQVLSDYAHMVSHDLKSPLRSINSLVTWMKQDYADKIDENGAKNLDIILQSVEKMDALISGILNYSTIDQEDLEYYKVDTNHLVNEIKQIIYCPKNVKIEILNELPVVKGDKFRLQQLFQNLIQNAVKSIDKPEGLVKIAVKENSNFFKYSIEDNGKGIKKDHFYKIFQIFEKIDNDFSSTGIGLSIVKKIIDFYGGKIWLESELSKGTIFYFTLPK; via the coding sequence ATGAATTCTTTATTAAAACGGCAAATAAGAAAATATTTCCCAGCAGAATTTTTAAACGATGAAAGATTCGAAAATTTTTTTAAGGCCGTAGAAGAATCATATAAAACAAACAACGAGCAATTAAGCATGATTCAACTAGCCATGCGTATAAGCTCCGATGAATTATTTAGCGCCAACCGCAAATTGAAAGCTGAAGCTGAAAGTCAAAAAGAAATTATAGATCGGCTTAAATCTGTGATGAAAACTTTAGACATCAAAAATATAGCCGACAAAAATCAAAATGATGAATATATCAATGTAGCCAACCTTGCTACTTACATCGAGGAACAATCCAAGGAGATCACTAAAATCAATAAAGATCAGGAAATACTTTTAAAGAATTTAGAAAAAAAGAATCAGGTACTATCAGATTATGCGCACATGGTCTCGCACGATTTAAAATCTCCTTTAAGAAGTATTAATAGCCTAGTTACCTGGATGAAGCAGGATTATGCTGATAAAATTGATGAAAACGGAGCAAAAAACCTCGACATAATTTTACAAAGCGTAGAAAAAATGGATGCGCTAATTTCCGGTATTTTAAATTATTCGACTATAGATCAAGAAGATTTAGAGTATTATAAAGTAGACACCAATCATCTGGTTAATGAAATAAAACAAATTATTTATTGTCCAAAAAATGTCAAAATTGAAATTTTAAATGAACTTCCCGTAGTTAAAGGAGATAAATTTCGATTGCAACAGCTCTTTCAAAATCTAATTCAAAATGCTGTTAAAAGTATTGATAAACCTGAAGGATTGGTTAAAATTGCAGTTAAAGAAAATAGTAATTTCTTTAAATATTCGATAGAAGACAACGGAAAAGGCATTAAAAAGGATCATTTCTACAAGATTTTTCAGATATTTGAAAAAATTGATAACGATTTTTCTTCAACAGGAATTGGTTTATCCATCGTAAAAAAGATCATTGATTTTTACGGAGGAAAAATTTGGTTGGAAAGCGAATTATCAAAAGGCACCATATTCTACTTTACATTACCTAAATAA
- a CDS encoding FIST signal transduction protein, with the protein MKVIQALKKINSDWNYNGVSSKEHLKNPLVFIFGERKLLQDPVVLEDIRKEFPYPDLIFGTTAGEIIGEKVNDNSIVATLIQFDKAHFEVKTANILDYDKDGEALGFELASQFNKENLKHLFIISEGSFVNGSALIKGVEKFTKQEIILTGGLCGDGSRFEKTMVSYQQNPKEGEIVMVGLFGETLEVSYASYGGWIPFGPERLITKSKNNILMELDDLPALDLYSKYLGTKASKLPEAALLYPLNVKEKDDNFSLVRTILNIDKDNKSMILAGDIPEGAHAQLMMATVDGIAEGAAKAAADAMKNRSKKPQLALLVSCIGRKIVMDQRVEEEIEEVSEILGHNVPVAGFYSYGEIAPFSTSTACNLHNQTMTLTLISE; encoded by the coding sequence ATGAAAGTAATTCAGGCTCTTAAAAAAATAAATTCTGATTGGAATTATAACGGCGTATCTAGCAAGGAGCATCTAAAAAATCCATTGGTTTTTATTTTTGGAGAACGCAAATTATTACAAGATCCTGTAGTTTTAGAAGACATCCGAAAAGAATTCCCGTATCCAGATCTTATATTTGGAACAACTGCTGGAGAAATTATTGGAGAAAAAGTAAACGACAATTCGATCGTTGCTACCCTTATTCAATTCGATAAAGCTCATTTTGAAGTTAAAACCGCAAATATTCTCGATTACGATAAAGATGGCGAAGCGCTAGGATTTGAACTGGCAAGCCAATTCAATAAAGAGAATTTAAAACATTTATTTATAATTTCTGAAGGTAGCTTTGTAAACGGGAGTGCTTTAATAAAAGGCGTTGAAAAATTCACAAAACAAGAAATTATATTAACTGGTGGCCTATGTGGAGATGGTTCCAGATTTGAAAAAACAATGGTATCCTACCAACAAAATCCTAAAGAAGGCGAAATTGTAATGGTTGGCCTGTTTGGTGAAACACTAGAAGTTAGTTATGCCAGTTATGGAGGGTGGATTCCATTTGGACCAGAGCGTCTAATTACAAAATCAAAAAATAACATTTTAATGGAACTTGATGATCTACCGGCTTTAGATCTTTACTCTAAATACCTGGGAACAAAAGCGAGCAAGCTACCAGAGGCCGCTTTATTATATCCATTAAATGTAAAAGAGAAAGACGATAACTTCAGCTTAGTACGTACCATTTTAAATATAGATAAAGATAACAAAAGCATGATTTTGGCTGGTGATATTCCAGAAGGAGCTCATGCACAATTAATGATGGCCACCGTAGATGGTATTGCTGAAGGAGCTGCAAAAGCCGCCGCAGATGCAATGAAAAATCGTTCAAAAAAACCCCAATTAGCGTTATTGGTGAGTTGCATTGGACGAAAAATCGTAATGGATCAACGCGTTGAAGAAGAAATTGAAGAAGTTTCTGAAATTTTAGGCCATAATGTTCCTGTAGCTGGATTCTATTCTTACGGAGAAATTGCTCCATTCTCAACAAGCACAGCCTGTAATCTTCATAATCAAACCATGACGTTAACCTTAATCAGCGAATAA